Within Amycolatopsis sp. FDAARGOS 1241, the genomic segment GGTGCCGGTGGTGCCGGTCCAGTTCGCGCTGCCGGACTCGAAGCCGCCGTTGACGAGCTTCTGGCCGGAGCAGCCGCCTGTGGCACCGACAGTCCACGCGAACGACGCCGTGCCGGTCCTCCCGGCCGAATCCCTCGCCGTCACCGTGACGTTCGAGGAGCCCGCGGTGGTCGCGGTGCCCGAGATCGTGCCGGTGGAGGCGTTGATCGACAGGCCGGCCGGCAGTCCGGTGGCCGACCAGGTGTACGGCGCGGCACCGCCCGAGGCCGACAGCGGCAGGTTCACCGCGGAGCCTGTCGTGGTCGACTGGTTGCCCGGGTTGGACACCGTGACGGTGCCGGTCGCCGAGCACGTCGGGTCACCCGACTGCGCGGGGACGGAGATCGCGTTCCACGCCGCCTTGACGGTGTCGAACTCGGTGCAGCTGCCCGGGAACAGGTTCTTCGCCGCGGTCAGGGTCCAGGTGCGGTACTTCAGGTACGAGCTGCCGGAGGTCTTGAGCAGCATCGCGTTGTAGAAGATCTTCACCGCGGTCTGGACACCGAGGCCGGTGACCGTGGAGTTGTTGCACGTCGTGCTGGTCGGCTGTCCGTTGGGCGGGTTGGTACCTTCGGCGAGCAGGTAGAACCAGTGGTTGCCAGGGCCGGCGGCCGCGTGCACCTCACCGCCGGGGACCGAGCTGTCGTAACAGTTCTTGTCGCCCAGCGCCGACGGGTTGTACATGTTGCGGATCGGGCCGGAGCCGACCAGGTTGACCTGTTCGCCGACCAGGAAGTCCGGCTTGTCGTAGGGCGCCGGCTCGTTCGCGAACCACTCGGTCGAAGCACCGAAGACGTCCGCGACGAACTCCTGGGTACCCGCGCCCGAAATGCCGCCGGGCGTGTGGTCGTCGATGCCGTGGCCGTGCTCGTGCGCAACGACGTCGATCGAGCCGATCCACTGGTTCTGCGTGTTGTGGCCGACCTGGACCTGGGTGCCGTCGTAGTAGGCTTGCTCGTCGTTCAGGCCGACGCGGATCGGCCAGCCGCCGCCGTTGCCGTCGAAGCCGTTGCGGCCCAGCCACTGCGAAAGCATCTTGTTCTCGGTCTGCGCCGCGAACAGCGCATCGACACAGCCGGTCTCACGACTGGTGGCGTTGCCGTTGCCCCAGCTGTCGTCCGGGCCGCTGAAGGTGGTGTTGGTGGCCGCGTCCTGGCAGGACGTGCTGGTGATGGCCGGGTCCTTCATCGTGTAGTTC encodes:
- a CDS encoding M4 family metallopeptidase; amino-acid sequence: MAATGVLVGALGITSTAQAQTTPNAAPNAVPSAQAMAVSAAAGLVASRPSALHASADDVFVQQKAISSTNGLQYIPYERTYRGLPVVGGDFVVATNSTGQVLGTSVAQDQTINLATTVPAVTKAAAEATARHQLSSVDSVSPAQQVVYALGSPRLAWKSTAVGHDAEGPSRLDVIVDAATGKVLHTQEHVMNGDGTSAWNGPNPVHLDTTHTSSNYTMKDPAITSTSCQDAATNTTFSGPDDSWGNGNATSRETGCVDALFAAQTENKMLSQWLGRNGFDGNGGGWPIRVGLNDEQAYYDGTQVQVGHNTQNQWIGSIDVVAHEHGHGIDDHTPGGISGAGTQEFVADVFGASTEWFANEPAPYDKPDFLVGEQVNLVGSGPIRNMYNPSALGDKNCYDSSVPGGEVHAAAGPGNHWFYLLAEGTNPPNGQPTSTTCNNSTVTGLGVQTAVKIFYNAMLLKTSGSSYLKYRTWTLTAAKNLFPGSCTEFDTVKAAWNAISVPAQSGDPTCSATGTVTVSNPGNQSTTTGSAVNLPLSASGGAAPYTWSATGLPAGLSINASTGTISGTATTAGSSNVTVTARDSAGRTGTASFAWTVGATGGCSGQKLVNGGFESGSANWTGTTGTIGQWASSGEPAHSGIYSAYLDGYGSTHTESVAQSVSIPAGCRATLTFYLHIDTAETTTTTAYDKLTVTNGSTTLGNYSNLNKGTGYALKTIDVSAAAGGTLALKFTGTEDSSLQTSFVIDDVAVTLS